In Flavobacterium sp. N1736, the following are encoded in one genomic region:
- a CDS encoding DUF493 domain-containing protein — MENDKEKNTAEFYERLKVELDNSNTWPAEYLYKFIVPTVADNVERVEKAFDSMGAVIKTTKSKTGKFTSVSVDVTMNSADEVIGKYKEVSTIEGIVSL, encoded by the coding sequence ATGGAGAACGATAAAGAAAAAAACACCGCCGAATTTTACGAAAGATTAAAGGTTGAGTTAGACAACTCAAATACTTGGCCTGCAGAATACTTGTATAAATTTATAGTGCCTACAGTAGCCGATAATGTTGAGCGCGTTGAAAAAGCTTTTGACAGTATGGGTGCGGTTATTAAAACAACAAAATCTAAAACAGGTAAATTTACCAGTGTTTCTGTAGATGTTACGATGAATAGTGCCGACGAAGTGATTGGCAAATACAAAGAAGTATCTACAATAGAAGGTATAGTTTCATTATAA
- a CDS encoding DUF4290 domain-containing protein: MVEKYKKEVANDVVFNLEYNSERQRLLIPEYGRHLQKLIDQATIIEDDETRNKAAKYIIQVMGSLNPHLRDVPDFQHKLWDQLFIMSDFKLNVESPYPIPSRDVLQLKPDVLQYPQNFPKYRFYGNNIKYMIDVANKWDEGEMKNALVLVIANHMKKSYLSWNKDTVKDDVIFEHLFELSGGKINLLQSTEELLNTTDLLRTNKRMSNKITPPGQPKIQSNKNNKGPGKPKPFQKNNNQK, translated from the coding sequence ATGGTCGAAAAATATAAAAAAGAAGTCGCGAATGACGTTGTTTTTAATTTAGAATACAATTCTGAAAGACAGCGTTTACTTATTCCGGAATATGGTCGTCATCTGCAAAAACTGATCGATCAGGCTACTATTATTGAAGATGATGAAACGCGAAATAAAGCCGCAAAATACATCATTCAGGTAATGGGAAGTTTGAATCCGCATTTGCGTGATGTGCCCGATTTTCAACATAAATTATGGGATCAGCTTTTTATCATGTCTGATTTTAAATTAAATGTAGAATCACCATATCCAATTCCTTCAAGAGATGTATTGCAGTTAAAACCGGATGTTTTACAGTATCCTCAAAACTTCCCGAAATACAGATTTTACGGTAACAATATCAAATATATGATTGATGTTGCCAATAAATGGGACGAAGGCGAAATGAAAAATGCATTGGTTTTGGTAATCGCCAATCATATGAAAAAATCATATTTGAGCTGGAATAAAGACACGGTAAAAGATGATGTGATTTTTGAACATTTATTTGAATTGTCAGGCGGAAAAATCAACTTGCTGCAAAGTACAGAAGAGCTTTTAAACACAACTGATTTATTACGTACCAACAAACGCATGTCGAATAAAATCACACCACCGGGACAACCAAAAATTCAAAGCAACAAAAACAATAAAGGTCCGGGAAAACCTAAGCCTTTCCAGAAAAATAATAATCAGAAGTAA
- a CDS encoding cation diffusion facilitator family transporter: MTDEKKAIKATIFSIVGNTCLALIKGLAGFFGNSYALIADAIESTADIFSSCLVLFGIKYSNKPADENHPYGHGRAEPLITFLVVGFLITSATIIGYESLANIQSSHDLPKSWTLYVLGAIIIWKEYSYRLVMKRSKETNSSSLAADAWHHRSDAITSVAAFVGISIALIMGKGYESADDWAALFAAFFILYNSYKIFRPALGEIMDEHLNDDLVEEIRVKALTVPGILGTEKCFIRKAGMKYHVDLHAIVSAKISVKEGHDLSHKLQDTLKEKIPQLGNVLIHIEPDDYH, from the coding sequence ATGACAGATGAAAAAAAAGCTATAAAAGCTACTATCTTTAGTATAGTCGGAAACACCTGCTTAGCCTTGATAAAAGGTTTGGCAGGTTTTTTTGGCAATTCTTACGCCTTGATTGCAGACGCGATCGAATCGACTGCAGACATATTTTCGTCTTGTTTGGTTTTATTCGGAATCAAATATTCGAACAAACCAGCCGATGAAAATCATCCGTATGGTCATGGGCGCGCCGAACCTTTAATTACTTTTTTGGTAGTTGGTTTTTTAATTACATCGGCAACTATTATTGGCTACGAAAGTCTTGCAAATATTCAATCATCACACGATTTACCAAAATCCTGGACTTTGTATGTTTTAGGAGCAATTATCATCTGGAAAGAGTATTCGTATAGATTGGTAATGAAACGAAGTAAGGAAACAAATAGTTCCTCTTTAGCAGCAGATGCTTGGCACCATCGCAGTGATGCAATTACTTCTGTCGCAGCATTTGTTGGTATTTCCATAGCGCTGATTATGGGAAAAGGTTACGAATCTGCAGATGATTGGGCGGCACTTTTTGCTGCTTTTTTTATCTTATATAATAGTTATAAAATTTTCAGACCTGCTCTTGGCGAAATCATGGATGAACATTTAAATGATGATTTAGTCGAAGAAATTCGTGTAAAAGCGTTGACGGTTCCGGGAATCCTGGGTACCGAAAAATGTTTTATTCGTAAAGCAGGAATGAAATATCATGTAGATCTTCACGCAATAGTTTCGGCAAAAATTTCTGTGAAAGAAGGGCATGATTTATCACATAAACTGCAGGACACTTTAAAAGAAAAAATACCTCAATTAGGAAATGTTTTGATCCATATTGAACCAGATGATTATCATTGA
- a CDS encoding ATP-dependent DNA helicase RecQ, translated as MPQAQEILLKYWKHDSFRPLQKEIIESVLDGQDTFALLPTGGGKSICFQVPAMMQDGICLVISPLIALMKDQVANLQKRDIKAIALTGGIHTEEIIDLLDNCQYGNYKFLYLSPERLQSDWILERIKNLPINLIAIDEAHCVSQWGHDFRPAYLKISELKKYFPKIPFLALTATATPRVIQDINTELGLKDPKLFQQSFERKNIAYMIFEVEDKLYRTEQILKKNPQPSIIYVRNRKSCLNISTQLQSLGFKATYYHGGLSAKEKDKNMQLWMSEQAQVIVATNAFGMGIDKDNVKTVIHTQLPENIENYYQESGRAGRNGEKAFSVLLYNNSDANQTEQQFLSVLPDKKFLKTMYVKLCNYFQIAYGEGLDDSFSFKLNHFCHKYDFPTLKTYNALQFLNQQGIITMSQEFSEKITMQFLIESKEVIRYISLNQNEEEIILAILRTYPGVYEMKTPFNLSLIARKSNHTEEQVAAVLEKLKEKEIIDYKSKNNDATILFNEVREDDLTINRVSKYLERQNQLKKEQLLSVLHYIKENKTCKNRLILDYFGEETTENCGVCSYCITQKGKITEADSIADKILHLLKSAALTSREIQAQIKLDANDIVLVLQELLENNHITIQSNNKYTLKS; from the coding sequence ATGCCACAAGCACAAGAAATTCTTTTAAAATACTGGAAACACGACAGTTTCAGACCGCTCCAAAAAGAAATTATTGAGTCGGTTTTAGACGGTCAGGATACTTTTGCCTTACTGCCAACCGGTGGCGGAAAATCGATTTGTTTTCAGGTTCCGGCTATGATGCAGGACGGAATTTGTTTGGTTATTTCTCCTTTAATCGCTTTGATGAAAGATCAGGTGGCGAATTTACAAAAACGTGATATTAAAGCGATTGCGCTTACCGGAGGAATTCATACGGAAGAAATAATTGATCTGTTAGACAATTGCCAATACGGAAATTACAAGTTTTTATATCTTTCGCCTGAGCGTTTACAATCGGATTGGATTTTGGAACGTATTAAAAATTTACCTATCAATTTAATTGCTATTGATGAAGCGCATTGTGTTTCGCAATGGGGACACGACTTTCGTCCGGCATATTTGAAAATTTCAGAACTTAAAAAATACTTTCCTAAAATTCCGTTTTTGGCTTTAACGGCAACGGCAACTCCAAGGGTTATTCAAGACATTAATACGGAACTGGGCTTAAAAGATCCGAAACTTTTTCAGCAATCTTTTGAAAGAAAAAACATTGCATACATGATTTTTGAAGTGGAAGACAAATTGTATCGCACGGAACAAATTTTAAAGAAAAATCCACAGCCTTCTATTATATATGTACGAAATAGAAAATCATGTTTGAATATATCGACGCAATTACAATCTTTAGGATTTAAAGCAACTTATTATCATGGCGGACTTTCGGCTAAAGAAAAAGATAAAAACATGCAATTGTGGATGTCTGAACAAGCACAGGTAATTGTGGCGACAAATGCGTTTGGAATGGGAATTGACAAAGACAATGTAAAAACCGTAATTCATACGCAGCTTCCTGAAAATATTGAAAATTATTATCAGGAATCAGGAAGAGCGGGACGAAATGGCGAAAAGGCTTTTTCTGTTTTACTATATAATAATTCAGACGCCAACCAAACCGAACAGCAGTTTTTGAGTGTTTTGCCGGATAAAAAGTTTCTGAAAACCATGTATGTTAAACTTTGCAATTATTTTCAGATTGCTTACGGTGAAGGTTTGGATGATTCTTTTTCGTTTAAACTAAATCATTTTTGCCATAAATACGACTTCCCTACTTTAAAAACATATAACGCTTTACAGTTTTTAAACCAGCAGGGAATTATTACGATGTCTCAGGAGTTTTCAGAAAAGATTACAATGCAGTTTTTAATTGAATCAAAAGAAGTGATTCGTTATATAAGTTTAAATCAAAATGAAGAAGAAATTATTCTGGCAATTTTAAGAACTTATCCGGGTGTCTATGAAATGAAAACGCCTTTTAACCTTTCTTTAATTGCAAGAAAATCAAATCATACGGAAGAACAGGTTGCTGCGGTTTTAGAAAAACTGAAAGAGAAAGAAATCATCGATTATAAATCAAAAAATAACGACGCCACTATATTATTTAATGAAGTTCGCGAAGACGATTTAACTATAAACAGGGTTTCTAAATATCTGGAAAGACAAAATCAACTGAAAAAAGAACAGCTTTTATCTGTTCTACATTATATAAAGGAGAATAAAACCTGCAAAAATCGTTTGATTTTAGATTATTTTGGAGAAGAAACAACAGAAAATTGTGGTGTTTGCTCCTATTGTATTACTCAAAAAGGAAAAATCACAGAAGCTGATTCGATTGCAGATAAAATTTTGCATTTATTAAAATCGGCCGCTTTGACTTCGAGAGAAATTCAGGCTCAGATAAAACTGGATGCTAACGATATTGTTTTAGTACTTCAGGAATTATTGGAAAACAATCATATTACCATTCAATCAAATAATAAATACACTTTAAAATCATAA
- a CDS encoding HU family DNA-binding protein → MNKSELIDAIAADAGITKAAAKLALESFLGNVGSTLKKGGRISLVGFGSWSVSARAARDGRNPQTGKTIKIAAKNVVKFKAGAELEGAVN, encoded by the coding sequence ATGAACAAATCAGAATTAATCGATGCTATCGCTGCTGATGCAGGAATTACAAAAGCTGCGGCAAAATTAGCTTTAGAATCATTTTTAGGAAATGTAGGATCTACTTTGAAAAAAGGTGGAAGAATTTCATTAGTAGGTTTTGGGTCATGGTCAGTATCAGCTAGAGCTGCTAGAGACGGTAGAAATCCTCAAACAGGAAAAACTATCAAAATCGCTGCTAAAAATGTAGTGAAATTTAAAGCTGGAGCTGAATTAGAAGGTGCAGTGAACTAA
- the murA gene encoding UDP-N-acetylglucosamine 1-carboxyvinyltransferase has product MGIFKIEGGIPLKGEITPQGAKNEALQILCAVLLTGDKVKINNIPDIIDINKLITLLGNLGVKIQRNEPGSITFQADEVNVGYLETEAFKKEGGALRGSIMIVGPLLARFGKGYIPKPGGDKIGRRRLDTHFEGFINLGAKFRYNREDHFYGVESPEGGLTGTDMLLDEASVTGTANIVMAAVLAKGQTTVYNAACEPYLQQLCKMLNSMGAKITGVGSNLLTIEGVESLGGCEHTILPDMIEIGSWIGLAAMTKSEITIKNVSWENLGLIPNTFRKLGITIEKRGDDIYIPAHKDGYEVKTDIDGSILTIADAPWPGFTPDLLSIVLVVATQAKGDVLIHQKMFESRLFFVDKLIDMGAKIMLCDPHRAVVMGHNFESQLKATTMSSPDIRAGISLLIAALSAKGTSTIQNIEQIDRGYERIDERLRAIGAKIVRA; this is encoded by the coding sequence ATGGGAATTTTTAAAATCGAAGGAGGAATTCCTTTAAAAGGAGAAATCACTCCGCAAGGAGCAAAAAATGAGGCATTACAAATTTTATGTGCCGTGCTTCTAACGGGGGATAAAGTAAAAATTAATAATATTCCCGATATTATTGATATCAATAAATTAATCACTTTGTTGGGTAATTTAGGAGTTAAAATTCAACGCAATGAACCGGGTTCGATTACGTTTCAGGCTGATGAAGTTAATGTTGGATATTTAGAAACAGAAGCTTTCAAAAAAGAAGGTGGAGCACTTCGTGGTTCTATTATGATTGTTGGACCGCTTTTGGCACGTTTCGGAAAAGGATATATTCCAAAACCGGGAGGAGATAAAATTGGTCGTCGTAGATTAGATACACACTTTGAAGGTTTTATTAACCTTGGAGCAAAATTCAGATACAACAGAGAAGATCACTTTTACGGAGTAGAATCTCCTGAAGGAGGACTTACAGGAACAGATATGCTGCTTGATGAAGCATCTGTTACCGGAACAGCAAACATTGTTATGGCTGCAGTTTTAGCAAAAGGACAAACAACAGTTTACAACGCTGCCTGCGAACCTTATTTGCAACAATTGTGTAAAATGCTGAACTCGATGGGAGCTAAAATTACCGGAGTTGGTTCAAATTTATTGACTATTGAAGGTGTTGAAAGCCTTGGTGGATGCGAGCACACAATTCTTCCGGATATGATCGAAATTGGTTCCTGGATTGGTCTTGCGGCGATGACAAAAAGCGAAATCACAATCAAAAATGTAAGTTGGGAAAATTTAGGTTTGATTCCAAATACATTCAGAAAACTTGGAATTACTATCGAGAAACGCGGAGATGATATTTACATTCCTGCTCACAAAGATGGTTACGAAGTAAAAACAGATATCGATGGTTCTATATTAACTATTGCAGATGCGCCTTGGCCAGGATTTACGCCTGATTTATTGAGTATTGTTTTGGTTGTGGCAACACAAGCAAAAGGCGATGTTTTAATTCACCAAAAAATGTTCGAAAGCCGTTTGTTTTTCGTGGATAAATTAATCGATATGGGAGCAAAAATTATGTTATGTGATCCGCACAGAGCGGTGGTTATGGGACATAATTTCGAATCTCAATTAAAAGCAACAACAATGTCATCTCCGGATATTCGTGCCGGGATTTCATTATTAATTGCTGCGCTTTCTGCAAAAGGAACAAGTACAATTCAAAATATAGAACAAATCGACCGTGGATATGAGCGTATCGACGAGCGTTTGAGAGCTATTGGCGCAAAAATCGTGAGAGCGTAA
- a CDS encoding ATP-binding protein, translated as MQKQIIVLIGGPGTGKSTLINELVARGYCCYPEISRQVTLEAQQRGIEQLFLEQPLLFSEMLLEGRIKQFKNALEEPDNVVFIDRGIPDVVAYMDYIGDEYPEHFIKACENFKYTKTFILPPWEEIYESDTERYENFEQALTIQKHLVETYKKYGYTLIEVPKDTVENRILYILDKI; from the coding sequence GTGCAAAAACAAATCATAGTTCTCATTGGTGGCCCGGGAACGGGAAAATCTACTCTTATCAACGAATTGGTAGCTCGTGGCTACTGCTGTTACCCTGAAATTTCAAGACAAGTTACTCTCGAAGCGCAACAGCGCGGTATCGAACAATTGTTTCTGGAACAACCTTTATTGTTTAGCGAAATGCTTCTTGAAGGCAGAATTAAACAATTTAAAAATGCTCTTGAAGAACCTGATAATGTAGTTTTTATAGATCGCGGAATTCCAGATGTGGTTGCATATATGGATTATATTGGCGACGAATATCCGGAGCATTTTATAAAAGCCTGCGAGAATTTTAAATATACTAAAACTTTTATTTTACCGCCTTGGGAAGAAATTTACGAAAGCGACACAGAGCGTTATGAAAATTTTGAACAGGCATTAACGATTCAGAAACATCTTGTTGAAACGTACAAAAAATATGGTTACACCTTAATTGAAGTGCCAAAAGATACGGTTGAAAACAGAATTCTTTATATATTAGATAAAATTTAG
- a CDS encoding carboxylesterase family protein: MKKIIFLLFTILTFHNIQSQEIKTMTYFQNDTIKLDLDLYLPQKKTSEKIPLIIFAFGGGFSGGERTSEKDFGIFMAKNGYAVASISYSLYMKGKDFGCNGTLTEKIKAIQIGVSDMWQATSFLIENANKYNLDASKIFISGISAGAEIGFHASFWDYKLMNLYKSNLPENFKYTGFIGGSGAIQDINLITKEKAIPMLLAHGNNDQTVPYAAGSHRSCPTNASGWLILFGSYAVYNHMNNLHKDIEMITFCGGSHEFSGYLFHQGQQYVLDFVNDVLKGKKFESHIIIPSEKKGKDSGKYLFCE; the protein is encoded by the coding sequence ATGAAAAAAATTATCTTTTTACTTTTTACAATTCTCACTTTTCACAACATTCAGTCACAGGAAATCAAAACGATGACTTATTTTCAGAATGATACAATCAAACTGGATTTAGATTTGTATTTGCCTCAGAAAAAAACCAGCGAGAAAATTCCGCTAATCATTTTTGCTTTTGGCGGAGGATTTTCCGGCGGTGAACGTACAAGCGAAAAAGACTTCGGAATATTTATGGCGAAAAACGGTTATGCAGTTGCCAGTATTTCGTACAGTTTATATATGAAAGGAAAAGATTTTGGCTGTAATGGAACCTTAACCGAAAAAATAAAAGCGATTCAAATTGGCGTGAGCGATATGTGGCAGGCAACTTCGTTTTTGATTGAAAATGCCAATAAATACAATCTCGATGCTTCGAAAATCTTTATTTCGGGAATTAGTGCTGGTGCCGAAATTGGTTTTCATGCTTCGTTTTGGGATTATAAACTGATGAATTTATACAAAAGTAATTTACCGGAGAACTTTAAATACACCGGTTTTATTGGAGGTTCCGGAGCAATTCAGGATATTAATTTAATTACAAAAGAAAAAGCGATTCCTATGTTATTGGCACATGGAAATAACGACCAGACCGTTCCTTACGCTGCAGGTTCGCACCGTTCTTGTCCGACAAATGCTTCAGGCTGGTTGATTCTTTTTGGGTCTTATGCCGTTTATAATCATATGAATAATTTACACAAAGACATTGAAATGATTACATTTTGCGGCGGCAGTCATGAATTTTCAGGTTATCTTTTTCATCAGGGACAGCAATATGTTTTGGATTTTGTAAATGATGTTTTGAAAGGAAAGAAATTTGAATCACATATTATTATTCCTTCAGAGAAGAAAGGCAAGGATTCAGGAAAATATTTATTTTGTGAGTAA